A genomic window from Silene latifolia isolate original U9 population chromosome Y, ASM4854445v1, whole genome shotgun sequence includes:
- the LOC141627274 gene encoding replication protein A 70 kDa DNA-binding subunit B-like translates to MAANNNYDAIQSITPDKETWRIRGRIVYAWEQVYPSGGESNNLDFILMDSEGSKIQATIQKRLFWKFKSLVTEGEIRYLANFRVSQNIGEYRPTKHTYKIVFTSGTTFASSTNTIIPENCIEFASFKDITHNRLDTNYLIDIIGQLHGKSPLEEPNKKKKLRLELIDDENQKLICTLWESLAIDTFNILSKYDEDPTYHPIIIVRFAKIKPFKDSDVSNTICSRVMIDAEIPEVRDFIKRMGSGCRTSVTLTHLSSHSTQLRGELLEPNTRRTIDEIRESQEEGYYVTLATVKGFDTKYKWFIESCKTCKSNGSWMTKGNGFVMPNVKDMQNLWYSYKVRVNVVDHTGNATFILFDSQVSNLIQQSS, encoded by the exons ATGGCAGCAAACAACAACTATGATGCTATTCAATCAATCACACCAGATAAGGAGACATGGCGCATCCGTGGACGAATTGTTTATGCATGGGAACAAGTTTACCCAAGTGGTGGAGAAAGTAATAACTTGGATTTTATACTCATGGACTCAGAG GGAAGCAAAATACAAGCCACTATCCAAAAAAGATTGTTTTGGAAATTCAAGTCTTTGGTAACCGAGGGTGAGATCCGATATTTGGCAAATTTTCGAGTAAGCCAAAATATTGGAGAATACAGACCTACCAAACATACATACAAGATAGTATTCACCTCAGGAACTACATTTGCATCATCCACCAACACCATCATTCCTGAAAATTGCATTGAGTTTGCATCGTTCAAGGACATCACACATAATAGACTCGACACAAACTACTTAATTG ATATCATTGGTCAACTTCATGGGAAAAGTCCATTGGAGGAACCAAACAAGAAGAAAAAATTGCGTCTTGAGTTGATTGATGATGA GAATCAGAAATTGATATGTACCTTATGGGAATCTTTAGCAATTGATACGTTCAACATCCTTTCCAAATACGACGAGGACCCTACATATCACCCTATTATCATCGTCCGCTTTGCCAAGATTAAACCATTCAAAG ACTCGGATGTATCTAATACAATTTGTTCAAGAGTCATGATTGATGCTGAGATCCCTGAAGTCCGTGATTTCATAAAGAG GATGGGAAGTGGATGTAGAACATCGGTGACATTGACACATCTTTCAAGTCACTCGACACAATTGCGGGGCGAGCTACTAGAACCAAATACAAGGAGGACAATTGACGAAATTAGAGAAAGCCAAGAG GAAGGATACTATGTAACCTTAGCCACTGTGAAAGGGTTTGACACCAAATATAAATGGTTTATAGAGAGTTGCAAGACATGTAAATCAAATGGGAGTTGGATGACAAAGGGAAATGGGTTTGTAATGCCAAATGTGAAGGATATGCAAAATTTGTGGTACTCG TACAAAGTAAGGGTTAATGTAGTAGATCATACTGGAAATGCGACATTTATATTATTTGATTCCCAAGTCTCGAATTTGATACAACAATCAAGCTAA